The following are encoded in a window of Bos indicus x Bos taurus breed Angus x Brahman F1 hybrid chromosome 4, Bos_hybrid_MaternalHap_v2.0, whole genome shotgun sequence genomic DNA:
- the LOC113891160 gene encoding NADH dehydrogenase [ubiquinone] flavoprotein 3, mitochondrial: MAASLLLRQGRAGALKTVLLEAGVFRGVAPAVSLSAESGKNEKGLPPNPKKQSPPKKPVSAAPTEPFDNTTYKNLQHHDYSTYTFLDLNLDLSKFRMPQPSSGRESPRH, encoded by the coding sequence ATGGCGGCCTCGCTTCTGCTGCGGCAAGGACGAGCCGGGGCGCTGAAGACTGTGCTTCTGGAAGCAGGCGTGTTTCGAGGAGTTGCTCCTGCAGTTTCTCTCTCTGCAGAatcaggaaagaatgaaaagggaTTACCACCGAACCCCAAGAAGCAGAGCCCACCAAAGAAGCCTGTGTCGGCCGCTCCCACAGAGCCGTTTGACAACACCACCTACAAGAACCTTCAGCATCATGACTACAGCACATACACCTTCTTAGACCTAAACCTGGACCTCTCCAAGTTCAGGATGCCCCAGCCCTCTTCAGGACGGGAGTCCCCCCGCCACTGA